In Malaclemys terrapin pileata isolate rMalTer1 chromosome 22, rMalTer1.hap1, whole genome shotgun sequence, the DNA window CAGGGAGGTGGTACGGGGCGCTGGCTGGAGCTAGCCGGGGCACAGGTGCATGAGGGCCCATCCTTGCAACCTGATGCGGGTCAGGGCCTGCCTCCAGCGGCCTGGGCACAGAGCCATTCTCAGGGGACAGGCATCCACACCACCAACACTGCCAGGCACCTCGCTGGCAGCATCAGCAGGGAGACTGAGGGCTGGGCGGGCTCTGGAGACTGGACTCCCCTCTCGCCCCTCGAGACTGTAGTGCATTGATGTGGCTATGGGCAGAGCTTGGCCTGGCATCCCCCTGCCGGAGGGGGCACTGcgtcctgcccctgcccaggctCTAGCAGTTCTGGGGATAAGACCCATAACCCAGGGTTAGACAACGAAGCCCCCACCCCTTGGCAGCTCCTGTCTGAAGCTCCAGGCCATCAATCCCTGGGCACCAATGCCCTGATGAGAGGGTGGCACGTGGTCCCTGGACTGGGAGCCTTGCCCACCCCAGGGCACTTTGGGGCTCTGCTGGTGGGAGCAGCGCGGGGAGCCTGGGCAGACGTTCATTGGCGTTGCAGTCGGGGCGTGGGTTAGCCTCCCTCTGCCAGCAGGACGCCCCACACTGTTGCCGCGGCAGGGCTGGCTCAGGTGGGAGCAGCGGGAGAAGTTTGTCCCGTGTCCCTCGTGGGGCCCAGGCTGCAGAACACAGTGCTGCCCCCCAGGGGCGCCCTGCATCTCACTCAGAGCTGGGCATCAGGGGCTGCTGACGCAGCCTGAGGAGCTTCTGTGCCCCCGGCCCGCACACCAGCACCCCAGGAGCATCTCTGCTCCTGTCGGCCAGGATGGGCCGGGCTCTTAGCAGCAACACAGAAACGTCACCTGGTGGGACCGGCTCTGACAGGCCTGGGAGCTGGCCCGGGTGAGGACAGGAGGGCATGGCTGGCCCGGGCACCAGGCACTGTGCCAGCAAGCAGGggggaggctggagtgggggcagaggcagagagaggaatggggggcaggaggcagtgggCTGTGGAGCTGGAGGGAGGCACAGCGACTAGCCCCctaggtgctctgggctgggtggggcGTGTCTCCTAGGACTGGCTAGTGGCCGTGTGGCTCCTGGGGACAGCCAGCAGGCTGCGAGGGAGCGGAGGGCCAGGGTGCTCCTTGCCCATGTGCCCCACAGAAGCCCCCAGCAGTGGCAGGTGTTTCTCTCCTGGGTGCCCTGGCCTGAGTCTGTCTGGGCTCCGGGGGGCCTGGCCAGGTGGCACTGGGGCTGTTCCGTGCTGAGGGCAGGCTGGGAAGGGGTTAACGGCCACCCCATACCTGCAGTTGCATTTTAAAGATGTGAAATTAAAGCCCGTAATTTATTCTCCCCACACACGAAGGAGCAATTAGTTCTAAACACGGCTTAATCAGTCAGCGCGAGATTGATTTCTGTAGACTTGGATTTGGTGGCTGCTGgcgaggagccaggctgggagcaATCTCCAAATAAATGAAGTGCGGAGAAGGAAGCCATTACATAATATGATGGATGGGCCCGGAGCTCGCACGGCTCCTCATTAGTATGCCACTCGAGGCTGGCAACCGCACCAAACTTTCTCCCAGGCACCTCGGcaacttccttccccctcccctgcccctttccccagctgggctggggctaaACTCTtgctgcctcccccagcacactcagctggggctcagggccgggACAGACACCTGGACCCAGGAGCCtgttcagccccaggcagccttTGTGCAAACTCCCTGATGTTCCCATCTCTGGCTTCCAGCTGGCGCAGTGTGCCCCCTGCCTAGGCCTCAGGCCTGGTCTCTTCCCCCTCAGCTCTCggcattgtgctgggcactgggcCGCCTACAGAGGTACCacttttatccccatttcacagacagggaaactgaggcacagccagGGCACATGCCTTTCTCCAAGGTCACGCAGTGAGTTGGTGGCACAGCAGCacgtagaacccaggagtcctggtcctTCCCCTTCACCCCAGACCAGTCTCTGAAAGGGGCTCATTAGGGAGCAAAGCGCAGCCCCCAGCTGTCTGGTGGGGTCAGGTGCGAGGCAGCCTTGGGGAGCATTCATCATGCCACCTCCCACTCGCCTGGCTTTCTGTAGCGGCCCCACAAGTGACACATGCTATGGGCGGCTGCAGGGTGCCTGCTGGGAATTCCATGGGCAAACTCCCCCAAACTCCGAGGCATAATCCCCGGGTCACAGAGTAACGGTCCCCACCTCCCGCGTGCGTCCTGCCTGGACTTCCCTGCTGTAGCATCAAAGCGTGGGGGGTGAGCAGAAGGGCGtggccctgcctggggctcccccTCAGAACGGAACCCTGCTTTCAATGCCGCCAGAAACGCACCCGTGGGTGAGGACAGTGCTGGCGTGGCACAGCTGGGGGAGCTGCGGGAGTCTCCCGCATGTCGGGCAAGCTCGTGTGTTCTCTGCCCGGGGTTTGGCTGCACTCTGGGGGAGTCTAATCACACCAGCCCTGGTGGGCTGTGAACGCAGAACCCAAGATGCTCCAGCGTCAGACGGGCTCTGCTGCAAGCAGGCAGCACTGAGGTGGCTGcagaagcacctggcaccagGATTCAAAGGTGCTGCTGAGGAAAACTCCGGGTCGGATACTACCACGCCCATGCCTGTGCACCAGGCTGTCCTCCTCAGGTACCTCAGGAGGCTGCAGGGGGAGTCAGGCCGGCAGCATCTCCCCCTCAATAGCTAAACTCTGcatttgttggcaggagagatggGCCCCAGAACTCACATGCTCTGGGCTTCGGGCAGGTCAGGCCCACACCTCGTATTAAGGGGAGGATTTGGGGGCAGGATTTGCCATGCTGGGGAGGGGATCCCCGCAAGGGTTTGCAAGCAGCCCTCATGCCAGGTGTGTGATGCTGGGGGATGCGCGCCCTGCCCGCGGGCAGGCTCCGATCCGCCGGCAGCAGGCGGCTTCCTGCTGTGAGCGGAGCCCAGCCGCTTGGCTGCTGGCCAACTCTTCACGCCGACTTGCTTTGAAGAGCCACCATTCGTGCCGTGGAGCCGGGCCCTAGCCCTGGCGCTGGGCTGACCCTTCCTGCATGTGGGGGTGGCTCCCGATTTCCTGAAACAGATGATGGGCTGAGGGAATTGGAGAGAGCTGGGACTGAGCCCCCTGGGCTGTAGTGTCCCCACCGCCCTGGCCTAGGACTGGCCAGGAGGGACCCACCCACCCTTAAGGGGCCATGCAAATGTAACCACACAcctcctggtggggggggggttctgtcccagctagtggcactgagaccacttaaagcgAGAGAGAAAACGAGTCGGCTCTACAGCCTTCACTAGCCGCcagatggcttttagctcatgctggagaggctcatgcactaagctccagaagtccccgGTTCAACCCCGCCCGCCGACCCTGGGGCCTGTCAGCATTACACATAGATTGAGCACAACTAGGCTCCTAGCTGCAAGGTCCATGAGCCTGCGGGTCTCTGCAGCCCGACTTGCTGCTGAGGGCTGAACTCGCCCCAGAGCCAAGGCCCACACCACTGCCCCTGGGCCAGGCCCAtgtctcagccctgccccctctgccaGAAACACAGAGCCCCAGGGTACTTATCAAACCAGACCGTTCCCGCCGCGGCGCATGCTTCTCCCGCTGCATGTGGGGGTGGTGTGTAGCCAGTGTCTAGAATAGAGCGAGTCCAGTGCCAGCCTGACCCAGAGGCTCACCTGTGCCCGGGCCGCAGGGGACAGCAGGGTGAGCGATGCAGGAGCTTtggaaatgttttctttcttccttcgtGGTGTGAAGGAGGCGCGGCGTTCGCCAGGAAATAGTagccagggctggggagaagCGTTTGAAGCCAGCTCGAGCACAGGAACAGGGAGTCCCTGCCCACCGGGGGGCTGGGAGAAAGGGCCTGTCTGCCAGGCTGGTGAGGGACTGGGCATGTGCCTGGTGTCAGTGAGGCAAGCGGGATGGGCATGCTGGGTCTGAAGAGGACTATGCATGGGCTGTGCTGGGAAGGGGGCCCTGAAGGAGGGCTCCAGGagtctgtgctgggggaggggagttgggagTGGGACCAGGGAGCCACGGTTGGCCTGGTTCTGATCCCAGTCACGCTCTGACATCAGTGTCACTCCAGGAGCTCAGCGgagctgctcctgatttacaccagtgtgagagcaGAGTCGGGCCGGAGAGCTGTTCCTGTCCAGCAGCCTTTGTGAAATGGAGTCTCAGTGCCGCTGCTGGGGGGCAGCCCCCCTGTGGCACCAACAGGCCCCCTTGCTGCCGccacagcagagaggccaaggactgaaggTGCCGTGGAGAGTGAACTCCCAGTGGTCCCGCGCCTGGCCAGGCTGAGGTGTACTGGTGGGCTGGGGTgaaggacggaagaatcccatgcactgctacagactagggaccgagtggctaggcaggagttctgcagaaaaggatctagggctcacagtggacgagaagctggatatgagttaacagtgtgcccttgttgccaagaaggctaacggcattttgggctgtataagtaggggcattgccagcagatcgaggaacgtgatcattcccctcaattcgacattggtgaggcctcatctggagtactgtgtccagttttgggccccacactacaagaaggatgtggaaaaattggaaagagtccagcggagggcaacaaaaatgattaggggtctggagcacatgacttatgaggagaggctgagggaactgggcttgtttagtctgcagaagagaagagtgaggggggatttgatagcagccttcaactacctgaagggggttccaaaggggatggagctcggctgttctcagtggtggcagatgacagaacaaggagtaatggtctcaagttgcagtgggggaggtttaggttggatatcaggaaaaactttttcactaggagggtggtgaagcactggaatgggttacctcgggaggtgctggaatctccttccttagaggtttttaaggtcaggcttgacaaagccctggctgggatgatttagttggggattggtcctgctttgagcagagggtgggactagatgacctcctgaggttccttccaaccctgatattctatgattcttgcaGCACCGCTGCTattgtgggggggaggctccTTTACCCCAGCTGTCAGAGGCCTTGATAAATCCCCGGCTGCCCAAGCTAGTGCATGTCAGAGCACATGTGCGCTGCTCCTGCAGTGCATCAAAGGGAGACAGGGAGAGCCCCCCAGCTCTTCccagccatagatctcaaagcacttgtaCCAAGgaatcagtatcattatccccattgtaccaatggggaaaccgaggcacatagtggggcagtgacttgcccaaggtcacccggcaggccagtggcagagcagggaatggagCCCAGCTCTCAAGGGTCCTAGTGCAGTGCTTACTCCACACACACCATAGGGAAGCCCCCCCTGCTAGCCACTAGTCCCGTGGGGACTCTCACTGACAGAGGCTCTTTGTTTTGTTGTCTCCGCAGAACTCGATTCGGCACAACCTGTCTCTGCACACCCGCTTCATTCGCGTGCAGAACGAGGGCACCGGCAAGAGCTCCTGGTGGATGCTGAACCCCGAGGGCGGCAAGACCGGCAAGCCGCCGCGCCGGCGCTCAGTGTCCATGGACAACAACAGCAAGTTCCTGCGCATCAAAGGGAAAGCCAGCAAGAAGAAGCAGCTGCAGGCGACTCAGGAGCGTGGGGAGGAGAGCCCGTCCTCTCAGCAGGCCAAGTGGTCTGAGAGCCCTGCCTCCCACGCCAGCGATGAGTATGACGCCTGGGCTGACTTCCGGACACGAGCCAACTCCTCGGCCAGCACGCTGGGCGGGCGCCTCTCCCCAATCATGTCCAGCCACGAGCCGGACGAGCTGGAAGAGGACGACGGCACCCCATCCTCCCCGCTGATGtaccccagcccctccagcaccatgTCTCCCTCCCTAACCAGCAGGTGCTCCGTGGAGCTGCCCCGGCTGACCGACCTGACCGGCACCATCAGCCTGAATGAAGGGCTTGGCGAGAGCCTGCTGGACGATCTGCAGGACAACTACAACATGAGCCCTTCCCAGCCGCTGCCCTCGGGCGGCCTCAGGCAGAGGAGCTCCAGCTTCACCTTCAACTCCAAGTGCTCAACGCTCGGGGCAGCCACCAGCACGTACTGTGGGACCATCTACAGCCAGCCCGCCATGAACCTGCTGCGGCGCCTGCCCATGCAGACCATCCAGGAGAACAAGCAAGCTACCTTCACCGCCGCCGGCTCCTACCGGAACGCCTCTCTGCAGGACCTGCTCTCCTCCATCTCCTACGCGCACAAGGAGAGCATGGCTCAGGGCGAGCCGCCCATGGCCCAGGCCAGCATCCTGGCACCGTCCCGCAACCACAGACAGAGCACCCTCATGTGcggaggtggggagctgggcttgtCCTCTTACCCCGCCCACTCGGCCTCCCTCATGAAGAGCAACACTTTGTACCACCCGTCACCAGCCAGCCACCACCCTGCTGTCAGCAACAGTGCCTTACCCACTCCTATCAGCCTTATGAGCTTGCCTAGTGACTCCTGCAGCCTGGCAGCCATGCCCCACCACGGGCATCTCCATCCCTATGTCAATACCCAAGGGGCACACATGAGCTTGCTGGATTCCCTCCAGGGCCCTTACCAAGGGGCGATCCACCCCCCTGTTTTGGGCCAAGACAGGTTCCCAGCAGACCTTGACCTGGACATGTTCAACGGCAGCTTGGAGTGCGACGTGGAGTCCATTATCCTCAATGACTTTATGGACAGCGATGAGATGGACTTCAACTTTGACTCGGCTCTGCCCCCACAGAACGGCCTCAACATGGCCacactgcccagcgccccccagccccccaaccagagctgggtgcctggctgaGACGAAGCCGGATGCTTCCCACCAAGGAGTCACATGGGGAACAgtgaaacagacttttttttcctttctcttctgcCTTTATTTGTTCTGATGGGCTAGAGGCATCTGTTAAACCTGAGAGCCACCCAGACCACGAGCTGCAGGGTGACAGATCCGTCCGGGCGCAGGACACAGCCCCACCAGCCAGTGCATTGATGTGTGCGCCAGACTAGCTAGCTCCGGCTGTgccggggagccccaggcccacTCCAGTTCTCTCCCTAGCACtgtaaaacaaaagagaaagcaCATCAGGTGTGGGCATAAAggcagtctggagccagccatgccctgTCCCTCCTCTGCCCTTAGGGGGGTTCCCAGGCGAGGCAGTGCAGAGTCTGGACCCAAGGCATTCGCATTTGTCAGAATAAGCTTTCCAAATTGCCCCCCTCTGACTGGCCCCACCTTTTGTGCTCTTGTTTGGTTTGGTTCTCCCCACTACCTACGGTGGGTggcagccctggagcagaggcACAGTGACTGCAAAGGCCCTTGTTTTCCAGGGCAGCTGCAGCCATCAGGAGCAGTTGGC includes these proteins:
- the FOXO6 gene encoding forkhead box protein O6, which encodes MQPPSPAPASHALLAEPPGTGAVPYGGAPRPSLPREPPSRSPPSELSRYTAAGCHGAGAICLLGAGARLRTAVPPLPAAGASSPLPAALQARPRGLPSSPAPCLCRERSSRSAPRRLSLSPAVRKPAVTPRGRRSGGNMEEKRQAHQVEIDPDFEPQSRPRSCTWPLPHPDFPGEEEDGGAAAAGGSRAPAAGGAAEGSENTGAVADRKAASALPSLGADVGQLRKAKNSRRNAWGNLSYADLITKAIESSPEKRLTLSQIYDWMVRYVPYFKDKGDSNSSAGWKNSIRHNLSLHTRFIRVQNEGTGKSSWWMLNPEGGKTGKPPRRRSVSMDNNSKFLRIKGKASKKKQLQATQERGEESPSSQQAKWSESPASHASDEYDAWADFRTRANSSASTLGGRLSPIMSSHEPDELEEDDGTPSSPLMYPSPSSTMSPSLTSRCSVELPRLTDLTGTISLNEGLGESLLDDLQDNYNMSPSQPLPSGGLRQRSSSFTFNSKCSTLGAATSTYCGTIYSQPAMNLLRRLPMQTIQENKQATFTAAGSYRNASLQDLLSSISYAHKESMAQGEPPMAQASILAPSRNHRQSTLMCGGGELGLSSYPAHSASLMKSNTLYHPSPASHHPAVSNSALPTPISLMSLPSDSCSLAAMPHHGHLHPYVNTQGAHMSLLDSLQGPYQGAIHPPVLGQDRFPADLDLDMFNGSLECDVESIILNDFMDSDEMDFNFDSALPPQNGLNMATLPSAPQPPNQSWVPG